A window of the Ruminococcaceae bacterium KH2T8 genome harbors these coding sequences:
- a CDS encoding Serine/threonine protein phosphatase PrpC gives MDDWTLIADETRALIAYALILFVIALCAFVYFLVYYRKSIKGVVTDESFLALDVAYFHEKGKRQRQEDSYYISPMDDMRKYGFTACVADGMGGMRYGDQISQYITDSIGEMYPISFFACENNSESIRKISNNLFDEYNQQGGATLAMVQIYNDHMTFYSVGDSDIILIRNDEATILNPRQNYVALLIRSLVRSGKQTQVAYANNKARALVDYMGNHNPRVIFTKKPMRLLPEDTIIVSSDGLTDAVPWKTIPQYVENSAVATASNLKLSVRQKKYPKQDNYTAVVIKLKRSIV, from the coding sequence ATGGATGACTGGACACTGATCGCCGACGAGACTAGAGCGCTCATTGCTTATGCTCTGATCTTATTTGTGATCGCGCTGTGCGCTTTCGTCTATTTCCTTGTCTATTATCGAAAGAGTATCAAGGGCGTCGTTACTGATGAGTCGTTCCTTGCACTCGATGTAGCTTATTTCCATGAGAAGGGTAAGAGACAGCGTCAGGAGGATTCCTACTATATCTCACCAATGGATGATATGCGAAAGTACGGCTTCACGGCTTGCGTAGCTGACGGTATGGGCGGTATGCGCTATGGTGACCAGATATCCCAGTACATAACCGATTCTATCGGTGAGATGTATCCTATCAGTTTCTTTGCCTGCGAGAACAATTCAGAATCCATCCGAAAGATCTCTAACAACCTTTTTGATGAATATAATCAGCAGGGCGGAGCTACACTGGCGATGGTACAGATCTATAATGATCACATGACTTTCTATAGTGTCGGTGACAGCGATATCATCCTGATAAGGAACGATGAAGCTACTATCTTAAATCCCAGACAGAATTATGTGGCGCTCCTCATACGAAGCCTTGTTCGAAGCGGTAAGCAGACGCAGGTCGCATATGCAAATAACAAGGCGAGAGCCCTCGTTGATTATATGGGTAACCATAATCCCAGAGTCATCTTTACCAAGAAGCCGATGAGACTTCTGCCCGAAGATACGATCATCGTAAGTTCGGACGGCCTTACCGATGCGGTACCGTGGAAGACCATCCCTCAGTATGTCGAGAATTCCGCAGTAGCTACTGCATCTAACCTGAAGCTGTCTGTAAGACAGAAAAAATACCCGAAGCAGGATAACTACACCGCTGTAGTCATCAAGCTCAAGAGGAGCATAGTATGA
- a CDS encoding tRNA-guanine transglycosylase: protein MSNFPVWYEHIHTCKQTGARLGRVHTPHGTFDTPAFMPVGTQASVKGMSPDEISSMGANIILSNTYHLWMRPGSELIAKAGGLHKFMNWKGAVLTDSGGFQVFSLARPKDIIEEGVKFRSHLDGSKHLLTPEKSIQIQNDLGADIIMAFDECCPYPSTEEYSARSLERTTRWLERCIDTHKRPEDQALFGIIQGNMYPELRVRSAKQITSFDLPGFAIGGLSVGEPANLMYEMLDATVPHMPEDKPRYLMGVGTPDYLIEGAIRGIDMFDCVLPTRMGRHGTVLTSKGRVIIRDAKHAEDFGPMDPECDCYACKNFSSAYIRHLLKAKEMFGQRLCTWHNIDFLLTLMGKVREAIAEDCLGDFRDAFFKEYYGS, encoded by the coding sequence ATGAGTAATTTCCCCGTATGGTACGAACATATCCACACATGTAAGCAGACAGGAGCCAGGCTCGGAAGAGTCCACACTCCTCACGGTACATTCGATACTCCTGCTTTCATGCCCGTAGGTACACAGGCTTCCGTCAAGGGCATGAGCCCGGATGAGATATCATCCATGGGAGCTAACATCATACTTTCGAACACTTATCATCTGTGGATGAGACCCGGAAGCGAACTTATTGCCAAGGCAGGCGGACTTCATAAGTTCATGAACTGGAAGGGCGCAGTCCTTACGGACAGCGGCGGATTCCAGGTATTCTCCCTTGCCCGTCCCAAGGATATCATTGAGGAAGGAGTTAAGTTCAGATCCCACCTCGACGGCTCGAAGCACCTTCTTACTCCCGAGAAGTCGATCCAGATCCAAAATGATCTCGGTGCGGATATCATCATGGCATTCGATGAGTGCTGTCCCTACCCCAGTACTGAAGAATATTCAGCAAGATCACTGGAGAGAACGACAAGATGGCTCGAGCGTTGTATCGATACTCATAAGCGTCCCGAGGATCAGGCTCTCTTCGGTATCATTCAGGGTAATATGTACCCCGAGCTTCGCGTTAGAAGCGCTAAGCAGATCACTTCATTTGATCTTCCCGGATTTGCCATCGGCGGTCTTTCCGTCGGCGAACCCGCTAACCTTATGTATGAGATGCTCGATGCTACCGTTCCTCATATGCCTGAGGATAAGCCCAGATATCTCATGGGCGTCGGAACTCCCGATTACCTCATCGAAGGTGCGATCAGAGGCATCGACATGTTCGACTGCGTTCTTCCTACACGTATGGGAAGACATGGAACAGTTCTTACATCAAAGGGCCGCGTGATCATCAGAGATGCTAAGCATGCCGAGGACTTCGGTCCCATGGATCCCGAGTGCGACTGCTATGCATGTAAGAATTTCTCTTCGGCATATATAAGACATCTGCTCAAAGCAAAGGAGATGTTCGGTCAAAGGCTCTGCACGTGGCACAATATCGACTTCCTCCTGACCTTGATGGGGAAAGTACGAGAAGCCATCGCGGAAGATTGCCTCGGTGATTTCAGAGATGCATTTTTTAAGGAGTATTACGGTTCGTAA
- a CDS encoding methylenetetrahydrofolate--tRNA-(uracil-5-)-methyltransferase, whose protein sequence is MSKKVTVIGAGLAGSEAAWILSELGVEVDLYEMKPIRKSPAHKSDGYAELVCSNSLRAANIENAVGLLKEELRVLGSLIMEAADKSAVPAGGALAVDRDEFSSYITEKIDNCPNINVIHEEITKIPEDGIVIVATGPLTDGELYEDIMKTVGDSKLHFFDAAAPIVTADSIDMTKAFKASRYGKGGDDYINCPMDKEEYLRFYNELVNAERADVKGFDKEIVFEGCMPIETMASRGVDTMRFGPLKPVGLVDPKTGEEPYACLQLRQDDRAKTMFNLVGFQTRLKWPEQKRVFGLIPGLENAEYYRMGVMHRNTYINSPALLTHEYSMRNRDTLFFAGQITGVEGYIESTASGFLAGYYAAMKALEIEPPFVPGSDTVIGSMAAYVSDPMVKKFVPMNANFGLVEKMPGKFKGKNGKKEKNAAIAQRSLEKIYAFADIINNMKNRNGDND, encoded by the coding sequence ATGAGTAAAAAAGTAACCGTTATAGGTGCGGGCCTTGCGGGAAGTGAAGCCGCATGGATATTGTCCGAGCTTGGAGTAGAGGTGGATCTTTATGAGATGAAGCCAATAAGAAAGAGCCCGGCGCACAAGAGTGACGGTTATGCCGAGCTTGTCTGCAGTAATTCATTAAGAGCTGCGAATATTGAAAATGCTGTCGGCCTCCTGAAGGAAGAGCTGAGAGTATTAGGATCCCTGATCATGGAAGCGGCGGATAAGTCTGCCGTGCCCGCCGGCGGTGCTCTCGCAGTAGACAGAGACGAATTCTCTTCGTATATAACCGAGAAGATCGATAATTGTCCGAATATCAATGTCATCCACGAAGAGATCACAAAGATCCCCGAGGACGGCATAGTTATCGTTGCAACAGGACCTCTTACTGACGGTGAGCTCTACGAAGATATCATGAAGACGGTAGGAGACTCGAAGCTTCATTTCTTTGATGCGGCTGCCCCTATCGTTACGGCTGATTCCATAGATATGACTAAGGCCTTCAAGGCTTCCAGATACGGCAAGGGCGGAGATGACTATATCAACTGCCCCATGGATAAGGAAGAATACCTCAGGTTCTATAACGAGCTCGTTAATGCCGAGAGGGCAGACGTTAAGGGATTTGATAAGGAGATTGTATTCGAAGGCTGTATGCCGATCGAGACGATGGCCTCAAGAGGCGTTGATACCATGAGATTCGGTCCATTAAAGCCCGTAGGCCTCGTTGATCCCAAGACAGGCGAGGAGCCTTATGCATGTCTGCAGCTCAGGCAGGATGACAGAGCCAAGACGATGTTTAATCTCGTTGGATTCCAGACAAGGCTCAAGTGGCCTGAGCAGAAGCGAGTATTCGGACTTATCCCGGGACTTGAAAATGCAGAATACTACAGAATGGGTGTAATGCACAGGAATACTTATATCAATTCTCCTGCGCTCCTTACACATGAATATTCCATGAGAAACAGGGATACTCTTTTCTTCGCAGGTCAGATCACGGGCGTAGAGGGCTATATAGAGTCTACTGCTTCCGGTTTCCTAGCAGGATACTATGCCGCTATGAAGGCTCTTGAGATCGAGCCGCCTTTCGTACCCGGCAGTGATACAGTCATCGGTTCCATGGCCGCATATGTATCAGATCCCATGGTTAAGAAGTTCGTTCCCATGAATGCCAACTTCGGTCTCGTAGAGAAGATGCCCGGCAAGTTCAAGGGGAAGAACGGCAAGAAGGAAAAGAATGCCGCTATTGCTCAGCGTTCTCTCGAGAAAATCTATGCATTCGCTGATATAATCAATAATATGAAGAATCGAAACGGAGATAATGACTGA